From Nicotiana tabacum cultivar K326 chromosome 20, ASM71507v2, whole genome shotgun sequence, one genomic window encodes:
- the LOC107806432 gene encoding protein SABRE isoform X3, which yields MAASLAKYMLGFFVVSAILWSIIKFGSRLFIWILSRVMKASISFRVGGCNCLRDVAVKFNKGAVESIFISEIRLSIRQSLVKLGAGLISRDPKLQLLICGLKVVMRASSKSSKKTSSKRTRSRKSRKLGRGKWMVVANIARFLSVSMTETVVKTPKAGLEVKEITLDISKDNGSEPALSVKLHVTSILVHVCESQVSSGQSSMHSGSFPANRAILTMTERTSAPFRCEEVSLLCEFGHDREAGVVVRNVDIRNGEISVNLNEELLLKKKSADISHVAIKPINESGTTEKPEKKPSAFAFMREKYASMFPEKLSFTLPKVDVKFVHRVEGLMVENSIMGIHLKGSKTQSIEDVGESTQLHVQLEISEIHLLKDAGTSIVEISKLETIASVYIPFEPASPIRSEIGVKLGGTRCNLIITRLNPWMRLHASKKKKMVLREESSTREKIKSSDHKTIMWTATISAPEMSIMVYDLNGLPFCHACSQSLHVFSNNTSSAGPLMQTEIVEFNLNMSDEHQECIKDLFGVEKNISSLIHIAKVSLDMGRKDLDSPEEGLNCKKVLSVDVPGMGICLTYRRLASLISAAFSFKCFLKSFSVTGKKPNTQGTKSSKPSGKGIQEIKFNLQQCSLNIIGEAGLENAVVPDPKRVNYGSQGGRIVISVSADGTPRTANIISTASDELEKVKYSVSLDIFHLKFCMNKEKQSTQVELERAKSIFQEHLEDRNLVTKVTLLDMQNTKFVKRSGGLKEIATCSLFSASDISVRWEPDAHIALFELGLQLKLLVHNQKLQEPAKEGDFKDNEQGKETSKESLQLEKQHKKRESVFAVDVEVLNISAEVGDGVETAVQVQSIFSENARIGMLLEGIVLSFNNARLFRSSRMQISRIPKPSSSAPNEKTENGTTWDWVIQALDVHICMPYRLQLRAIDDSVEEMIRALKLVTAAKTKLMFPNKEEKPKVKKTSSTKIGRVRFCIKKLTADIEEEPIQGWLDEHYQLWKNGACESAVRLNFLDELISKGGKCEGSAEGNDPLDDGKINITGEEIDVEDTSAIQKLREEIYKQSFRSYYQACKKLVLAEGSGACNEGFQAGFKLSTARTSLFSISATELDVSLTKIEGGDAGMIELLQKLDPVCRAHSIPFSRLYGGNINLHTGSLVVRIRNYTSPLLAANSGRCEGRLVMAQQATPFQPQMQQNVFIGRWRKVRLLRSVTGTTPPMKTYLDLPLHFQKAEISYGVGFEPALTDLSYAFTVALRRANLSIRNPNPDPPPPKKEKSLPWWDEMRHYIHGSSTLYFDESQVNILSSTDPYEKSNKLQIASGYMEIQQADGRIYAFVKDFKILLSSLDSLSRNTDLKHPTGFSCTFLEAPALSVEVLMEWDCDSGNPLNHYLFALPNEGVPREKVFDPFRSTFLSLRWNLLLRPSLPFRDNQSEVSSADNQGLSSTAAFGAQKKDTGAVNSPTIQVGPHDLAWLIKFWNLNFIPPQKLRTFSRWPRFGVPRIPRSGNLSLDRVMTEFMFRIDSTPTCIKHMPLYDDDPAKGLAFTMTKLKFEIYLGRGKQKYTFESVRDPLELVYQGIDLHIPKAFISRDDSISVAKVVQKARKESQTAVLDTSTNDKLGSMSGSMDRYQDDGFLLSSEYFTIRRQSPKADPERLLAWQEAGRRNIETTCVKSEVDNESESEDKTRSDPSDDDGYNVVIADNCQRIFVYGLKILWTLEIRDAVRSWVAGLSKAFEPSKPSPSRQYAQRKLLEESKVINSIESHENGNQKSPPSQDAGPSRSQDAGPSRSQDDNSKSPPEQAGPPKSQLEPPPSNAVKADTPQSSSTAKLGVAEDSEGEGTRHFMVNVIEPQFNLHSEDANGRFLLAAVSGRVLARSFHSVISIGYEVIEQALGGGDVQIPESQPQMTWNRMELSVMLEQVQAHVAPTDVDPGAGVQWLPKIRRSSPKVKRTGALLERVFMPCDMYFRYTRHKGGTTQLKVKPLKELSFNSHNITAAMTSRQFQVMLDVLTNLLLARAPKPRKVSFSYSEGDDEDDEEEADEVVPDGVEEVELARVELEREERVQKLIQEDIRKLSLSTDVSVDMGPVKEGDLWILSGGRSILVQKLKKELVNAKKSKKVASASLRMALQKAAQIRLMEKEKNKSPSCAMRISLQINKLVWSMLVDGKSFAEAEINDMKSYGSGRC from the exons ATGGCTGCTTCTTTGGCGAAGTATATGTTGGGATTCTTTGTTGTTTCGGCAATACTATGGAGTATAATCAA ATTTGGTTCCAGGTTGTTTATATGGATTTTAAGCCGGGTCATGAAAGCCTCCATTTCATTCCGTGTTGGAGGATGTAATTGCTTGAGAGATGTGGCGGTGAAGTTCAACAAg GGTGCTGTTGAGAGCATATTCATCAGTGAAATCAGACTCAGTATACGACAGTCCTTGGTGAAGCTCGGGGCTGGGTTGATCTCGAGGGATCCAAAACTACAGCTGTTAATATGCGGTTTAAAAGTTGTAATGAGGGCTTCAAGTAAAAGCTCAAAGAAAACAAGCTCAAAGAGAACAAGATCTCGTAAATCTCGGAAATTAGGTAGAGGGAAGTGGATGGTTGTAGCTAATATAGCCAGGTTTTTGTCAGTTTCTATGACTGAGACGGTTGTGAAG ACACCAAAAGCTGGTTTGGAAGTTAAAGAAATAACACTTGATATATCTAAAGATAATGGATCAGAGCCAGCCTTATCTGTCAAGTTGCACGTTACTTCTATTCTTGTTCACGTATGTGAATCACAAGTCAGTTCTGGTCAATCATCAATGCACAGCGGATCTTTTCCTGCCAACCGTGCAATACTAACCATGACGGAAAGGACCTCTGCCCCTTTCCGCTGTGAGGAAGTTTCTCTCTTGTGTGAGTTTGGCCATGATAG GGAAGCAGGAGTGGTTGTTAGGAATGTGGATATCAGAAATGGTGAAATTTCGGTTAATCTGAATGAGGAGCTGCTTCTTAAAAAGAAAAGTGCAGATATTTCACATGTAGCTATAAAGCCGATTAATGAATCTGGTACTACTGAAAAACCAGAGAAAAAACCATCAGCTTTTGCTTTTATGAGAGAAAAATATGCCTCTATGTTTCCAGAAAAG CTTAGCTTCACTTTACCCAAAGTGGATGTGAAGTTTGTGCACCGGGTAGAGGGTTTAATGGTTGAGAATAGCATTATGGGCATCCACCTAAAAGGCTCAAAAACTCAATCTATTGAAGATGTTGGAGAAAGCACGCAACTTCATGTTCAGTTGGAGATCAGTGAAATTCAT CTACTTAAAGATGCCGGCACATCAATTGTCGAGATATCAAAACTTGAAACCATTGCTTCAGTTTATATTCCGTTTGAG CCTGCTTCACCGATCAGATCTGAAATTGGTGTTAAGCTTGGAGGTACGCGGTGCAACCTCATAATTACAAGATTAAATCCTTGGATGCGCCTTCATGcttcaaagaaaaagaagatggtACTCCGAGAAGAAAGTTCTACTCGTGAAAAAATAAAGTCATCTGATCATAAAACCATTATGTGGACCGCCACTATTTCGGCCCCTGAAATGAGTATAATGGTCTATGATCTGAATGGCTTGCCATTCTGTCAT GCTTGTTCTCAGTCTTTACATGTCTTTTCCAATAATACATCAAGTGCAGGCCCATTAATGCAAACAGAAATTGTTGAATTCAATCTAAACATGTCTGACGAGCATCAAGAATGCATAAAGGACCTGTTTGGGGTTGAAAAAAACATTAGTTCACTAATTCATATAGCAAAAGTCAGTCTTGATATGGGCAGGAAAGATTTGGATTCACCTGAAGAGGGACTTAACTGTAAAAAAGTTCTCTCTGTTGATGTTCCTGGAATGGGTATATGCTTGACCTATAGGCGCCTCGCATCCCTGATATCAGCAGCTTTTTCTTTCAAATGTTTCCTGAAGAGTTTCTCTGTCACTGGTAAGAAACCAAATACCCAGGGAACGAAATCATCCAAGCCATCaggaaaagggattcaagaaataAAATTTAATCTACAACAGTGCTCTTTAAATATAATTGGAGAGGCGGGCTTGGAAAATGCTGTTGTTCCTGACCCGAAACGGGTCAATTATGGATCTCAGGGTGGTCGTATTGTGATTAGTGTTTCAGCTGATGGTACCCCCCGCACTGCAAATATAATATCTACAGCTTCAGATGAATTAGAAAAAGTGAAGTACTCTGTGTCCCTTGATATTTTCcacctaaaattttgtatgaACAAGGAGAAACAATCGACACAGGTGGAGCTTGAAAGAGCCAAATCTATTTTTCAAGAACATTTAGAAGACAGAAACCTTGTCACTAAAGTTACATTGCTTGATATGCAGAATACAAAGTTTGTGAAACGATCTGGTGGCCTTAAAGAGATTGCGACGTGCTCTCTCTTTAGTGCCAGCGATATATCAGTTAGATGGGAGCCTGATGCGCATATAGCATTGTTTGAGCTGGGCCTGCAATTGAAGTTGCTCGTGCACAATCAAAAGCTTCAAGAACCTGCTAAAGAAGGAGATTTTAAAGATAATGAGCAGGGCAAAGAGACCTCCAAAGAATCACTACAGCTGGAGAAACAACACAAGAAAAGAGAATCAGTTTTTGCTGTTGATGTGGAAGTGCTTAATATATCTGCTGAAGTTGGAGATGGTGTTGAGACAGCAGTTCAGGTGCAGTCGATCTTTTCAGAAAATGCTCGGATAGGTATGCTTCTTGAAGGGATCGTGCTCAGCTTCAACAATGCAAGACTATTTAGAAGCAGCAGGATGCAAATTTCTCGTATTCCCAAACCCTCTAGCAGCGCACCAAATGAAAAAACTGAGAATGGCACAACATGGGATTGGGTAATTCAAGCCCTTGATGTTCATATATGCATGCCATACAGGTTGCAATTGCGTGCAATAGACGATTCTGTTGAGGAAATGATTCGAGCTTTAAAGCTCGTAACTGCTGCAAAGACTAAACTTATGTTTCCCAATAAGGAAGAGAAACCGAAAGTTAAAAAGACTAGTTCAACAAAAATTGGTCGAGTCAGATTCTGCATAAAGAAGCTCACGGCTGATATTGAAGAAGAACCAATACAGGGATGGCTTGATGAACATTATCAGCTATGGAAGAACGGGGCCTGTGAATCAGCGGTCAGATTAAACTTTCTTGATGAACTTATTTCCAAAGGCGGAAAATGTGAAGGTTCCGCTGAAGGAAATGATCCTCTTGATGATGGCAAGATCAATATTACTGGAGAAGAGATCGATGTAGAGGATACTTCAGCCATTCAGAAACTGCGGGAGGAGATCTACAAGCAGTCATTCAGGTCATATTACCAGGCATGCAAAAAGCTTGTTCTGGCAGAAGGATCTGGGGCCTGTAATGAAGGATTTCAAGCGGGCTTCAAGCTTAGCACTGCAAGAACTTCTCTTTTTTCAATTTCTGCTACCGAATTAGATGTAAGCTTGACAAAAATTGAAGGAGGTGATGCAGGGATGATAGAGCTTCTGCAAAAGCTTGATCCAGTATGCCGTGCACATAGCATCCCATTTTCACGATTATATGGTGGTAACATCAATTTGCATACAGGTTCTCTTGTTGTTCGGATAAGAAACTACACATCTCCGCTTCTTGCTGCTAATTCAGGCCGATGTGAAGGCCGTCTTGTAATGGCTCAGCAG GCAACACCTTTTCAGCCCCAAATGCAGCAAAATGTGTTCATTGGGAGATGGAGGAAGGTCCGTTTGCTTCGATCAGTCACTGGGACAACTCCACCAATGAAAACATATTTGGATTTGCCCTTACACTTTCAGAAAGCAGAAATTTCGTATGGAGTTGGTTTTGAACCTGCATTGACTGATCTCAGCTATGCTTTCACTGTGGCCCTTCGTAGGGCCAATTTGAGCATCAGAAATCCAAATCCGGATCCTCCTCCACCTAAAAAGGAAAAGAGCTTGCCATGGTGGGATGAAATGAGACACTACATTCATGGGAGCTCCACCTTATATTTCGATGAGTCTCAAGTCAATATTCTTTCCAGTACAGATCCTTATGAAAAGTCCAACAAGCTTCAGATAGCATCTGGGTATATGGAGATCCAGCAGGCAGATGGTCGTATTTATGCTTTTGTGAAGGACTTCAAGATTCTATTAAGCAGTTTGGATAGCTTGTCGAGGAACACTGACTTAAAACATCCAACTGGCTTTTCCTGCACTTTCCTAGAAGCCCCGGCCTTGAGTGTTGAAGTTTTAATGGAATGGGATTGTGATTCTGGAAATCCTctaaaccattatttgtttgctCTTCCAAATGAAGGTGTGCCTCGTGAAAAAGTTTTTGATCCCTTTAGGTCAACTTTTCTGTCCCTACGGTGGAATCTTTTGCTTAGGCCCTCTCTTCCCTTCCGTGATAATCAGTCAGAGGTATCCTCTGCGGATAATCAGGGTCTCTCGAGCACTGCTGCCTTTGGTGCTCAAAAGAAAGATACCGGGGCAGTCAATTCACCAACAATACAGGTTGGTCCTCATGATTTGGCATGGCTAATCAAATTTTGGAACTTAAACTTCATTCCTCCTCAGAAGTTGCGGACCTTTTCAAGATGGCCGCGTTTTGGAGTTCCAAGAATTCCTAGATCTGGCAATCTGTCATTGGACAGAGTAATGACTGAATTTATGTTTAGAATTGATTCAACAccaacatgcataaagcatatgcCTTTATATGATGATGACCCGGCTAAGGGGCTGGCATTTACAATGACaaagttaaaatttgaaatttatttaggCCGGGGTAAGCAAAAGTACACATTTGAGAGTGTACGAGACCCTCTTGAACTTGTGTACCAAGGTATTGACCTTCACATTCCAAAGGCATTTATCAGTAGAGATGATAGCATTAGTGTTGCAAAAGTAGTTCAAAAGGCTAGAAAAGAATCACAAACTGCAGTTTTGGATACTTCTACTAATGATAAACTTGGCAGTATGAGTGGCAGCATGGACAGATATCAAGATGACGGTTTTCTTTTATCATCCGAATATTTCACGATCAGAAGGCAATCCCCAAAGGCTGACCCAGAGAGGTTATTGGCATGGCAAGAAGCTGGTAGAAGAAATATTGAGACGACATGCGTTAAGTCTGAAGTtgataatgagagtgaaagtGAGGACAAGACAAGATCTGATCCAAGTGACGATGATGGATACAATGTAGTAATAGCAGATAATTGTCAACGTATCTTCGTCTATGGTCTTAAGATTTTGTGGACACTTGAAATAAGAGATGCTGTTCGGTCCTGGGTAGCTGGATTATCTAAAGCCTTTGAACCTTCAAAACCATCTCCCTCTAGGCAATATGCGCAACGAAAGCTGCTGGAGGAAAGTAAGGTGATTAATAGTATTGAATCGCATGAAAATGGTAACCAGAAGTCTCCTCCCAGTCAAGATGCAGGGCCGTCAAGGAGTCAAGATGCAGGGCCATCAAGGAGTCAAGATGATAATAGTAAGTCTCCTCCAGAACAAGCAGGGCCACCAAAATCACAATTAGAACCACCGCCATCAAATGCAGTTAAAGCAGACACTCCTCAGTCTAGTTCTACTG CAAAGCTTGGTGTTGCTGAAGACTCTGAGGGGGAGGGGACTCGCCATTTTATGGTGAACGTCATTGAACCACAATTCAACCTTCACTCGGAGGATGCAAAT GGTAGATTTCTGTTAGCTGCTGTGAGTGGTCGTGTTTTGGCTCGTTCATTCCATTCAGTTATTTCCATTGGCTATGAAGTGATTGAGCAAGCTCTTGGTGGAGGAGATGTCCAAATTCCTGAGTCTCAACCACAAATGACGTGGAATCGCATGGAGTTGTCTGTGATGTTAGAACAGGTACAGGCACATGTCGCCCCAACTGATGTAGATCCAGGGGCTGGAGTGCAGTGGCTTCCTAAAATTCGGAGAAGCTCACCTAAAGTTAAGCGCACCGGAGCATTACTTGAAAGAGTGTTTATGCCTTGTGATATGTATTTCCGCTACACTAGACATAAAGGCGGAACAACACAGTTGAAG GTGAAACCCTTGAAGGAGCTTTCATTCAATTCTCATAACATAACAGCAGCAATGACGTCTCGTCAATTTCAAGTTATGTTAGATGTGTTGACCAATCTTCTCCTTGCTCGGGCTCCAAA GCCTCGAAAAGTTAGTTTCTCATATTCAGAAggtgatgatgaagatgatgaagaagaggctgatGAAGTCGTTCCTGATGGAGTGGAAGAGGTAGAATTAGCAAGAGTGGAGCTTGAGCGTGAAGAACGAGTCCAGAAGTTGATCCAGGAAGATATTAGGAAATTATCTCTTTCTACTGATGTTTCCGTGGACATGGGCCCCGTAAAGGAAGGTGATCTCTGGATTCTTAGTGGTGGAAGGTCCATATTG GTGCAAAAACTGAAGAAAGAGCTGGTAAAtgctaaaaaatcaaaaaaagttGCATC